From a single Agrobacterium tumefaciens genomic region:
- the leuD gene encoding 3-isopropylmalate dehydratase small subunit — translation MEKFTKLTGVAAPMPVVNIDTDMIIPKDYLKTIKRTGLGKGLFAESRYLEDGSPNPDFVLNKPAYQNAQILVAGDNFGCGSSREHAPWALLDFGIRCVISTSFADIFYNNCFKNGILPVVVSPENLEKLLDDASRGSNAVLSIDLERQEISGPDGGTITFEIDEFKRHCMLNGLDDIGLTMEHSGAIDTFEKANASVRPWA, via the coding sequence ATGGAAAAATTCACCAAGCTGACGGGCGTCGCCGCGCCCATGCCGGTGGTCAATATCGACACCGATATGATCATTCCGAAAGACTATCTGAAGACCATCAAACGCACGGGCCTTGGCAAGGGCCTCTTCGCCGAGTCGCGTTACCTTGAGGATGGCTCGCCCAATCCGGATTTCGTTCTGAACAAGCCCGCGTACCAGAACGCCCAGATTCTGGTGGCTGGCGACAATTTCGGCTGCGGCTCCTCGCGCGAACATGCGCCATGGGCACTTCTCGATTTCGGCATCCGCTGCGTGATATCCACCAGCTTTGCCGATATCTTTTACAATAACTGTTTCAAGAACGGCATCCTGCCTGTTGTCGTCAGCCCCGAGAACCTCGAAAAGCTGCTTGATGACGCCTCGCGCGGATCGAATGCCGTTCTGTCCATCGATCTGGAACGCCAGGAAATCAGTGGTCCCGATGGCGGCACCATCACCTTCGAGATTGATGAATTCAAGCGCCATTGCATGCTGAACGGCCTCGATGACATCGGCCTGACCATGGAGCATTCCGGCGCCATCGACACTTTCGAAAAGGCCAACGCCTCGGTCCGTCCCTGGGCCTGA
- a CDS encoding cobalt-precorrin-5B (C(1))-methyltransferase, whose protein sequence is METDGKTLRRGWTTGTCAAAATKAACAALLTGEFPYPVEVELPSGARPAFSLATEEKGEDFARAGVVKDAGDDPDVTHGALIESTVRRGEPGSGITFKAGKGVGTVTRPGLPLPPGEPAINPVPRKMIEAAIREVAGAQTDFEVEISVRDGEKLAEKTLNGRLGILGGISILGTTGVVIPFSCSAWIHSIWRGIDVARATGCAHVLGATGNTSEKAGQALYDLPETALIDMGDFIGGMLKYLRSHPVERVTIAGGVAKMTKLAQGMLDVHSKKGLADLEALAALAAEAGGDDNLATAIRQANMVAHAFQLAEDAGIDLGAIVAKKAWVTAAAALNTPAIALDIVVFDRQGALKGRTASTPSHQPAASSFGERNRRT, encoded by the coding sequence ATGGAAACAGATGGAAAGACCCTTCGCCGCGGCTGGACCACGGGTACCTGCGCGGCGGCCGCCACGAAGGCGGCTTGCGCCGCCCTTCTGACCGGGGAATTTCCTTACCCTGTCGAGGTCGAACTTCCAAGCGGCGCAAGGCCGGCATTTTCCCTCGCAACGGAAGAAAAAGGTGAGGACTTCGCCCGCGCTGGCGTCGTCAAGGATGCCGGAGACGATCCCGACGTCACCCATGGCGCCCTGATTGAAAGCACGGTCAGACGGGGAGAACCCGGAAGCGGCATCACTTTCAAGGCCGGCAAGGGCGTCGGCACCGTTACCCGGCCGGGCCTGCCGCTGCCGCCGGGAGAACCCGCCATCAACCCGGTGCCGCGCAAGATGATCGAGGCCGCCATTCGCGAAGTGGCTGGCGCGCAGACCGATTTCGAAGTCGAGATTTCCGTCCGTGACGGCGAAAAACTGGCGGAAAAAACCCTGAATGGCAGGCTCGGCATTCTCGGCGGCATTTCCATTCTCGGCACCACCGGCGTCGTCATTCCCTTTTCCTGCTCGGCCTGGATCCACTCCATCTGGCGCGGCATCGATGTGGCGCGGGCAACTGGCTGCGCCCACGTGCTTGGCGCGACCGGAAACACCTCCGAAAAGGCCGGGCAAGCACTGTATGACCTGCCTGAGACGGCGCTGATCGACATGGGCGATTTTATCGGCGGCATGCTGAAATATCTGCGCAGCCATCCAGTCGAGCGGGTAACGATCGCCGGCGGTGTCGCCAAAATGACCAAACTCGCCCAGGGCATGCTCGACGTGCATTCCAAGAAAGGCCTTGCCGACCTTGAAGCGTTGGCGGCTTTGGCCGCGGAGGCGGGAGGGGATGACAATCTCGCCACTGCCATCCGTCAGGCCAACATGGTCGCGCACGCCTTTCAGCTGGCCGAAGACGCGGGGATAGACCTCGGGGCAATCGTTGCGAAAAAAGCCTGGGTAACCGCCGCGGCGGCGCTGAACACGCCGGCCATCGCGCTCGATATTGTGGTTTTCGATCGTCAGGGTGCGCTCAAGGGGCGCACCGCCTCCACGCCGTCGCATCAACCCGCCGCATCTTCTTTCGGAGAACGGAACCGGCGTACATAG
- a CDS encoding cobalt-precorrin-6A reductase, whose product MTRSILILGGTADARILAGRLAEDSGYRILLSMAGRTLSPVEQPVPMRSGGFGGAARLADFIRSEGFDILVDATHPYAARISANAVEAARLADIPLVALSRPVWQHQLGDRWQSVDTIEQAVAALGDESRRVFLALGRQELLPFEAAHRHSYLIRSVDPVEPPLKVPDARYITARGPFALDDEIRMLEENRIETVVSKNSGGSASYGKIEAARRLGLPVIMIERPRTLGVARLKGTTVSDIATALTAIRHQLSLFENRGE is encoded by the coding sequence ATGACACGCTCCATACTCATCCTTGGCGGCACGGCGGATGCCCGCATTCTGGCCGGCAGGTTGGCGGAGGACTCCGGCTACCGAATTCTGCTGTCCATGGCGGGCCGCACGCTCTCGCCGGTCGAACAGCCGGTACCGATGCGCAGCGGCGGGTTTGGCGGCGCGGCAAGGCTGGCGGATTTCATCCGCTCCGAGGGTTTCGATATTCTGGTCGATGCCACCCATCCCTATGCGGCGAGAATTTCCGCCAACGCGGTTGAAGCGGCAAGGCTGGCCGACATTCCGCTTGTCGCGCTTTCGCGCCCCGTCTGGCAGCACCAGCTGGGTGACAGGTGGCAGAGCGTCGACACCATCGAACAGGCCGTTGCCGCGCTCGGAGATGAAAGCAGACGTGTATTTCTGGCTCTTGGCCGTCAGGAGTTGCTTCCCTTCGAAGCCGCACACCGGCACAGCTATCTTATCCGCAGCGTCGATCCTGTGGAGCCGCCGCTGAAAGTACCGGATGCGCGCTACATCACCGCGCGCGGCCCCTTTGCGCTCGATGACGAAATCCGCATGCTGGAGGAAAACCGGATCGAGACGGTGGTTTCCAAGAATTCCGGTGGCAGCGCCAGTTACGGCAAGATCGAAGCGGCGAGACGGCTTGGCCTGCCGGTCATCATGATCGAGCGGCCACGCACTCTCGGCGTCGCGCGCCTGAAAGGCACGACGGTGTCGGACATAGCGACTGCGCTCACCGCCATCCGCCATCAGCTCTCCCTTTTTGAAAACCGCGGTGAATAA
- a CDS encoding cobalamin biosynthesis protein, producing the protein MVTVAGIGCRKGVASDAIIAAIRAAERNFGLTVDSLATAPLKAGEAGLAEAAKALSLPLEIVTQERLEAVAAETMTFSRASLDHAGTPSVSEASALAAAGVGARLVGQRLVVGDVTVAIATTSNAPRGSDCAIEYGEEE; encoded by the coding sequence ATGGTGACCGTGGCCGGTATAGGCTGCCGCAAAGGTGTTGCTTCGGATGCAATCATCGCGGCTATACGCGCCGCCGAGCGGAACTTTGGCTTGACGGTCGACTCTTTGGCGACTGCACCGCTCAAGGCCGGGGAAGCCGGCCTTGCGGAAGCAGCAAAAGCCCTGTCGCTGCCGCTTGAAATCGTAACGCAGGAGCGGCTCGAAGCGGTTGCCGCGGAGACAATGACATTTTCACGGGCCAGTCTCGATCACGCCGGAACGCCAAGCGTCAGTGAAGCTTCGGCGCTTGCGGCAGCTGGAGTAGGTGCACGGCTGGTTGGGCAACGACTCGTCGTCGGTGATGTAACTGTGGCTATCGCAACGACGAGCAACGCGCCACGTGGTAGCGACTGCGCCATTGAATACGGAGAAGAAGAATGA
- the leuB gene encoding 3-isopropylmalate dehydrogenase gives MTVRSLFLLPGDGIGPEAMTEVRKLIDYMNSAQNSGFTVSEGLVGGSAYDAHGVAISDADMEKALAADAILFGAVGGPKWDGVPYEHRPEAGLLRLRKDLELFANLRPAICYPALAAASSLKPELVEGLDILIVRELTGGVYFGEPKQIIDLGNGQKRGIDTQIYDTFEIERIASVAFELARTRDNRVCSMEKRNVMKSGVLWNQVVTETHAAKYKDVQLEHMLADAGGMQLVRKPKQFDVIVTDNLFGDMLSDVAAMLTGSLGMLPSASLGAPDAKTGKRKAMYEPVHGSAPDIAGKGIANPIAMIASFAMCLRYSFNMVDEATKLEAAIANVLDQGIRTADIMADGCRQVGTGEMGDAVLAEFKALSA, from the coding sequence ATGACAGTCCGTTCGCTATTCCTGCTGCCCGGTGACGGTATCGGCCCTGAAGCCATGACTGAGGTCCGCAAGCTGATCGATTATATGAACAGCGCGCAAAATTCCGGCTTCACCGTTTCGGAAGGCCTCGTCGGCGGCTCTGCTTACGACGCCCACGGCGTGGCGATTTCCGATGCGGACATGGAAAAGGCGCTTGCCGCCGATGCGATCCTGTTCGGCGCCGTTGGCGGCCCGAAGTGGGATGGCGTTCCCTATGAACATCGCCCGGAAGCCGGCTTGCTGCGCCTGCGCAAGGACCTCGAACTTTTCGCCAATCTGCGCCCTGCCATCTGCTATCCCGCACTTGCCGCCGCTTCCTCGCTAAAGCCGGAGCTGGTCGAAGGCTTGGATATCCTCATCGTTCGCGAACTGACGGGCGGTGTCTATTTTGGTGAACCGAAGCAGATCATCGATCTCGGCAACGGCCAGAAGCGCGGTATCGACACGCAGATTTACGACACTTTCGAGATCGAGCGCATCGCCAGCGTCGCCTTCGAACTGGCCCGCACCCGCGATAACCGCGTCTGCTCGATGGAAAAGCGCAACGTCATGAAATCAGGCGTTTTGTGGAACCAGGTCGTCACCGAAACCCACGCCGCCAAATACAAGGACGTGCAGCTGGAGCATATGCTGGCTGATGCCGGCGGCATGCAGCTGGTGCGCAAGCCCAAGCAGTTCGACGTGATCGTGACCGACAACCTCTTCGGCGACATGCTTTCCGACGTTGCGGCCATGCTCACCGGTTCGCTCGGCATGCTGCCTTCCGCTTCGCTTGGCGCACCTGATGCCAAGACCGGCAAGCGCAAGGCCATGTATGAGCCGGTGCACGGTTCGGCACCTGACATTGCCGGCAAGGGCATCGCCAACCCCATCGCCATGATCGCCTCCTTCGCCATGTGCCTGCGCTACTCGTTCAACATGGTTGACGAGGCGACGAAGCTCGAAGCGGCAATCGCAAACGTGCTGGACCAGGGCATCCGCACCGCCGATATCATGGCCGACGGTTGCCGTCAGGTCGGCACCGGTGAAATGGGCGACGCGGTTCTCGCCGAATTCAAGGCGCTTTCGGCGTAA
- a CDS encoding bifunctional cobalt-precorrin-7 (C(5))-methyltransferase/cobalt-precorrin-6B (C(15))-methyltransferase has product MTSEYSGTASSSTEKIASTEKSVSAEKKKEPWLSIVGISEDGLEGLGKNALRAIEAADVVFGGKRHLELAAVAIQGDARPWPVPFDVEMSDVLSLRGCRVCVLASGDPFFYGVGVTLLRRIPSEETVCYPSPSAFSLAAARLGWALQSAACVSLHGRSIDLLRPHLHPGARIIALTSDERDPALIAGLLAESGFGRSEFILLEALGGAHERRRQARAAGFAFEDIDPLNVVAIDVVADEDARVLPFTHGLDDSLFEHDGQITKREIRAVTLSSLAPRRGELLWDIGAGSGSIGIEWMLSHPSLRAIAIEQHPERAERITRNADAFGVPGLEVMIGVAPAAFEGLPTPDAIFVGGGGSEAGVFEAAMEALKPGGRLVANAVTLEMEAVLLAAHARLGGSMIRLEVSRVVAVGSMSGWRPAMPVTQWSWVKPW; this is encoded by the coding sequence ATGACGTCTGAATATTCCGGAACGGCCAGTTCTTCTACTGAAAAGATAGCTTCTACTGAAAAGAGCGTTTCCGCTGAAAAGAAAAAAGAGCCGTGGCTTTCCATCGTCGGCATAAGCGAGGACGGGCTTGAAGGGCTCGGCAAAAATGCTCTACGGGCGATCGAAGCGGCCGATGTTGTTTTTGGCGGCAAACGCCATCTGGAGTTGGCCGCTGTGGCCATTCAGGGCGATGCGCGTCCCTGGCCGGTGCCGTTCGATGTGGAGATGAGCGATGTTCTCTCATTGCGCGGATGCCGGGTGTGCGTGCTCGCCTCCGGCGATCCATTTTTTTATGGTGTCGGCGTTACGCTTCTTCGGCGGATTCCGTCGGAGGAAACAGTCTGCTATCCCTCGCCTTCCGCCTTTTCTTTGGCTGCAGCGCGGCTTGGCTGGGCGCTGCAATCGGCTGCATGCGTTTCGCTGCACGGGCGCTCCATCGATCTTTTGCGGCCGCATCTGCATCCCGGCGCGCGCATCATTGCGCTGACCTCGGATGAGCGCGACCCGGCCTTGATCGCGGGGTTGCTGGCCGAGTCCGGCTTTGGTCGGTCGGAATTCATCCTGCTCGAGGCATTGGGCGGAGCGCACGAAAGGCGGCGGCAAGCCAGGGCGGCTGGTTTTGCCTTTGAAGATATTGACCCGCTGAATGTTGTGGCGATTGATGTCGTGGCGGATGAGGATGCGCGTGTCCTGCCGTTTACGCATGGGCTCGATGACAGCCTGTTCGAACATGACGGACAGATAACCAAACGTGAAATCCGGGCTGTGACGCTCTCCTCGCTGGCGCCCCGGCGTGGAGAACTGCTGTGGGACATCGGCGCGGGCTCCGGCTCGATCGGCATCGAATGGATGCTGTCGCATCCTTCGCTGCGCGCCATCGCCATAGAGCAACATCCGGAAAGAGCGGAGCGAATTACCCGCAATGCCGATGCTTTTGGCGTTCCGGGGCTGGAGGTCATGATCGGCGTGGCCCCGGCGGCTTTTGAAGGCTTGCCCACGCCGGATGCTATTTTTGTTGGTGGTGGCGGCAGCGAAGCAGGTGTGTTCGAGGCTGCCATGGAGGCTCTGAAACCCGGGGGTCGGCTGGTCGCCAATGCGGTGACGCTGGAAATGGAAGCGGTGCTGCTGGCCGCTCATGCGCGGCTTGGCGGTTCGATGATCCGGCTGGAGGTGTCCCGCGTAGTGGCTGTCGGTTCCATGTCAGGCTGGCGTCCGGCCATGCCGGTAACTCAGTGGAGCTGGGTCAAGCCATGGTGA
- a CDS encoding cytochrome-c peroxidase yields MIKPRIFLSAALAASILLAPFGGNGTSAHGGEDYATLEKLGAALFDDPNLSMNRTMACSTCHMQAAGFSDARESEKVGRDVSLGDDGISLGDRNAPTAAYARFTPPFGKNATGEYVGGQFWDGRASLLEDQAGGPPLNPLEMGMPDKASVVKRLRENPDYVAAFGTQFGNDVFQSDETAYAAMTKALASFERSDEFSTFDSKYDRFLRGEEKLTDQEELGRVLISSTQFTNCNTCHEIRGARGLEDGLFTNHKYFNIGVPANTAVRAVNGSKPGAVDLGLAQNPDVGGDPAQRGKFKVPTLRNVAVTGPYMHNGVFRDLRTVVLFYVKYKSKKPSRQINPETGKTWDAPEVPENIAMTELTSAPALDDKRVDAVVAFLKTLTDRRYEHLLPKEAGQVAVPPAQPVPVNVTPKAP; encoded by the coding sequence ATGATAAAGCCCCGAATTTTTCTCTCTGCCGCTCTTGCCGCATCCATTCTGCTGGCTCCCTTCGGTGGGAACGGCACGTCCGCTCATGGCGGTGAAGATTATGCGACGCTGGAAAAGCTGGGCGCAGCGCTGTTCGACGATCCCAATCTTTCGATGAACCGCACCATGGCCTGTTCCACCTGCCATATGCAGGCGGCCGGTTTTTCCGATGCGCGGGAGAGCGAGAAGGTCGGGCGGGATGTATCTCTGGGTGACGACGGCATTTCGCTCGGCGACCGCAATGCGCCGACGGCGGCCTATGCGAGGTTCACGCCGCCTTTCGGCAAGAATGCGACGGGTGAGTATGTCGGCGGCCAGTTCTGGGATGGCCGGGCCTCGCTGCTGGAAGATCAGGCGGGCGGCCCGCCGCTTAATCCGCTTGAAATGGGCATGCCGGACAAGGCCTCTGTCGTAAAACGGCTCAGGGAAAACCCGGATTACGTTGCAGCCTTCGGCACGCAATTCGGCAATGATGTCTTTCAGAGCGATGAAACCGCCTATGCCGCGATGACCAAGGCGCTGGCGAGTTTCGAGCGTTCGGACGAATTCTCAACCTTCGATTCGAAATATGATCGCTTCCTGCGCGGCGAGGAAAAGCTGACGGATCAGGAAGAACTGGGCCGGGTTCTGATTTCCTCGACGCAGTTCACCAATTGCAATACCTGCCATGAAATCCGCGGCGCCAGGGGGCTGGAAGACGGCCTCTTCACCAACCACAAATATTTCAATATCGGCGTTCCCGCCAATACGGCTGTCAGGGCGGTGAATGGCTCGAAGCCCGGTGCGGTCGATCTGGGTTTGGCGCAAAATCCTGACGTGGGCGGCGATCCCGCCCAGCGCGGCAAGTTCAAGGTGCCGACCCTGCGTAACGTCGCCGTTACCGGTCCTTATATGCACAATGGCGTGTTCAGGGATCTGCGCACGGTGGTGCTGTTTTACGTGAAATATAAGAGCAAGAAGCCCAGCCGTCAGATCAATCCGGAAACCGGCAAGACATGGGATGCGCCTGAGGTGCCCGAGAATATCGCCATGACGGAGCTGACATCCGCGCCGGCGCTGGATGACAAGCGAGTGGATGCCGTCGTGGCTTTTCTGAAAACGCTGACCGACCGGCGGTATGAGCATCTTCTACCCAAGGAGGCTGGGCAGGTGGCGGTGCCGCCTGCCCAGCCGGTTCCTGTCAACGTTACGCCGAAAGCGCCTTGA
- a CDS encoding cobyrinate a,c-diamide synthase: MTARAIIIGAPRSGSGKTSVTIGLLRAFARRGIKVRGIKTGPDYIDPGFHAFATGTPGLNLDSWAMQPDLLRHLFSQQTEAAELVLIESAMGLFDGIPVAENRTGSAADLARLFGIPVLLVLDVSGQSQTAAAVAHGFAHYDPDVTMAAVVLNRAGSERHRTLCTEAIEKIGLPVAGCVLRDPSLILPERHLGLVQASEHPEIDAHIERLADAMEKSIDLDALLSLAAPVQVPSGSVDAAIAPPGQRIALAEDAAFTFLYPHLRKHWHAAGAEIVPFSPLADEAPDESCDVCWLPGGYPELFAGKLADAAGFKAGIARFAATRPVHGECGGYMVLGEALEDADGVTHAMTGLLSHATSFATRKMNLGYRQATITASGPLGSAGDVLRGHEFHYARVINPGHDAAFAEIADGQGRPLGPSGGRRGFVSGTFFHAIARGG; this comes from the coding sequence ATGACGGCGCGGGCGATCATCATCGGCGCACCGCGCTCGGGGTCGGGCAAGACCAGCGTGACCATCGGTCTGCTCAGGGCCTTTGCCCGTCGAGGGATTAAGGTGCGCGGCATCAAGACGGGACCGGATTATATCGATCCCGGTTTCCACGCCTTCGCCACCGGCACGCCCGGCCTTAATCTGGATAGCTGGGCCATGCAGCCGGATTTGCTGCGGCATCTGTTTTCGCAGCAGACCGAGGCTGCGGAACTCGTTCTGATCGAAAGCGCCATGGGCCTGTTCGATGGCATTCCGGTGGCGGAAAACCGCACCGGTTCGGCGGCGGATCTGGCGCGGCTATTCGGCATTCCCGTGCTGCTGGTGCTGGATGTGTCGGGCCAGTCGCAGACGGCCGCCGCTGTTGCTCATGGTTTTGCCCATTACGACCCTGACGTCACCATGGCGGCAGTGGTGCTGAACCGGGCCGGCAGTGAAAGACACCGGACATTGTGTACGGAAGCCATCGAAAAAATTGGCCTACCCGTTGCCGGCTGTGTCCTGCGCGATCCCTCGCTTATCCTGCCAGAGCGGCATCTGGGGCTGGTGCAGGCCAGCGAACACCCGGAAATCGATGCGCATATAGAACGGCTGGCGGATGCGATGGAAAAATCCATCGATCTCGACGCCTTGCTTTCACTCGCGGCGCCCGTGCAGGTGCCTTCCGGTTCGGTGGACGCGGCGATTGCACCGCCCGGCCAGCGCATCGCGCTGGCGGAAGATGCCGCCTTCACCTTTCTTTATCCGCATCTCAGGAAGCATTGGCATGCGGCGGGGGCCGAAATCGTGCCGTTCTCGCCGCTGGCTGATGAGGCGCCGGACGAGAGCTGCGATGTCTGCTGGCTCCCGGGCGGGTATCCCGAACTTTTTGCCGGAAAGCTTGCGGATGCGGCCGGTTTCAAGGCGGGCATTGCCCGTTTTGCCGCGACAAGGCCTGTTCATGGCGAGTGCGGCGGTTACATGGTGCTTGGCGAGGCGCTGGAAGATGCCGATGGGGTGACCCATGCCATGACCGGGCTTCTGTCGCATGCCACCAGTTTTGCGACACGCAAGATGAACCTTGGTTACCGGCAGGCAACGATCACGGCAAGTGGTCCGCTCGGCTCGGCGGGAGATGTTCTGCGCGGCCATGAGTTTCACTATGCGCGGGTCATCAATCCCGGCCATGATGCAGCTTTTGCCGAGATCGCCGACGGTCAGGGCCGTCCGCTCGGGCCATCGGGCGGTAGAAGGGGTTTCGTGTCTGGCACTTTCTTCCATGCTATCGCGAGAGGCGGTTGA
- the cobM gene encoding precorrin-4 C(11)-methyltransferase: protein MTVHFIGAGPGAADLITVRGRDLIAACPVCLYAGSLVPKALIDYCPPGARIVDTAALSLDEIEAEFVAAAKAGKDVARLHSGDLSVWSAMGEQIRRLERLGLDYTVTPGVPSFAAAAATLQRELTVPEVAQSLVLTRISGRASKMPDGETLKAFSATGTTLAIHLAIHAIGKVVEELSPLYGSDCPVAIVVRASWPDERVIRGTLFDIEGKLAAEPVERTALIFVGRGLASTDFRESALYSTDYVRRFRSPKEDAAG, encoded by the coding sequence ATGACGGTTCATTTCATCGGCGCCGGTCCGGGTGCCGCAGATCTCATAACGGTGCGCGGGCGCGATCTCATCGCTGCCTGCCCTGTGTGTCTTTATGCCGGTTCGCTGGTTCCGAAGGCCTTGATCGATTATTGCCCGCCGGGTGCCCGCATCGTCGATACGGCTGCTCTTTCACTTGATGAAATCGAGGCGGAATTTGTTGCGGCGGCAAAGGCAGGCAAGGATGTGGCGCGGCTGCATTCCGGCGACCTTTCCGTCTGGAGCGCCATGGGTGAGCAGATCCGCCGTCTGGAACGGCTGGGGCTTGATTATACCGTCACGCCCGGCGTGCCCTCCTTCGCTGCCGCTGCCGCCACCTTGCAGCGGGAACTGACGGTGCCCGAAGTGGCGCAGAGCCTCGTGCTGACCCGTATCTCCGGTCGCGCATCGAAGATGCCTGACGGTGAGACGCTGAAGGCTTTCAGTGCGACTGGCACGACACTCGCCATTCACCTCGCCATCCATGCCATCGGCAAGGTGGTGGAGGAGCTGTCGCCGCTTTATGGGTCCGATTGCCCCGTTGCCATCGTGGTACGTGCGTCCTGGCCGGATGAGCGGGTCATTCGCGGCACACTGTTCGATATTGAGGGCAAGCTTGCGGCCGAGCCGGTGGAGCGCACGGCGCTGATCTTTGTCGGTCGCGGGCTTGCCTCGACGGATTTTCGTGAGAGCGCGCTTTATAGTACCGACTATGTACGCCGGTTCCGTTCTCCGAAAGAAGATGCGGCGGGTTGA
- the cobA gene encoding uroporphyrinogen-III C-methyltransferase, translating to MSIPQILNSIAAKGPVFEAGHVWLAGAGPGDVRYLTLEVALALSEADVIVRDALVSDDVVALGPQAEIVFAGKRGGKPSATQDDITASLIDFARQGKKVLRLKGGDPFIFGRGGEEAEALVCAGIPFRILPGMTSSLAALASARIPATMRGISRAVTLATGHAAGTEEDLDWLALAKTQEPIVVYMGLKNIGSIATLLMQGGRSGTTPVAVIMSATTEQERIFIGKLESIADDAKRENFEAPALIVIGEIVSMRSRLGGVGS from the coding sequence ATGTCGATACCGCAGATTTTGAACAGCATTGCCGCAAAAGGTCCGGTCTTTGAGGCCGGTCACGTCTGGCTCGCGGGCGCAGGGCCGGGCGACGTGCGTTATCTGACGCTGGAAGTGGCGTTGGCGCTTTCTGAGGCCGATGTCATCGTTCGCGATGCTCTGGTCAGCGACGATGTTGTTGCCCTTGGTCCGCAGGCTGAAATCGTCTTTGCCGGCAAGCGCGGCGGCAAGCCTTCCGCGACGCAGGATGACATTACCGCCTCGCTGATCGATTTCGCCCGCCAAGGCAAAAAGGTGCTGCGGCTAAAGGGCGGTGACCCCTTCATCTTCGGGCGCGGGGGTGAAGAGGCGGAGGCGCTTGTCTGCGCCGGTATTCCGTTCCGGATTTTACCGGGCATGACCTCGTCACTCGCTGCTCTTGCTTCAGCGCGAATTCCCGCCACCATGCGCGGCATCAGCCGCGCCGTGACCCTCGCCACTGGCCATGCGGCGGGCACGGAGGAGGATCTCGACTGGCTGGCGCTCGCGAAAACGCAGGAACCCATCGTCGTTTACATGGGGCTGAAGAATATCGGGTCGATTGCAACGCTGCTGATGCAGGGCGGACGTTCGGGCACGACGCCGGTTGCGGTTATCATGTCAGCGACCACTGAGCAGGAGCGCATTTTCATCGGTAAGCTGGAAAGCATAGCCGACGATGCAAAGCGGGAAAACTTCGAAGCGCCGGCTTTGATCGTGATCGGTGAGATTGTTTCGATGCGAAGCCGTCTCGGTGGGGTCGGTTCATGA
- a CDS encoding precorrin-3B C(17)-methyltransferase, translated as MTGRLVVVGLGPGSAAQVTPEALAAVEVSEDFFGYIPYLDRLSLGPHQRRHASDNREEISRAEQALRLAAEGGKVCVVSGGDPGVFAMAAAICEAIENGPSEWRDIDFSVVPGVTAMLAVAAKAGAPLGHDFCAISLSDNLKPWGIIEKRLIAVAEAGFVMAFYNPVSKARPHQLGTAFDLLRAHLPGSVPVIFGRAAGRADERIRVVPLSEASSDMADMATCVIVGSVETRLIERSGKEPIVYSPRFSKRES; from the coding sequence ATGACGGGTAGGCTTGTCGTCGTTGGCCTCGGCCCCGGCAGTGCAGCGCAGGTAACGCCGGAAGCGCTGGCTGCAGTTGAGGTTTCGGAAGATTTCTTCGGTTATATTCCCTATCTCGACCGCCTGTCGCTTGGTCCTCACCAGCGCCGCCATGCCTCCGATAATCGTGAGGAAATTTCCCGCGCCGAACAGGCGCTGCGGCTTGCCGCCGAAGGTGGCAAGGTCTGCGTGGTTTCCGGCGGCGATCCCGGTGTTTTCGCGATGGCGGCGGCCATCTGCGAGGCGATTGAAAATGGCCCGTCTGAATGGCGCGACATCGATTTTTCCGTCGTACCGGGTGTGACCGCGATGCTGGCCGTTGCGGCAAAGGCCGGCGCGCCGCTAGGCCATGATTTCTGCGCCATTTCACTGTCGGACAATCTCAAGCCGTGGGGCATCATCGAAAAGCGGCTGATCGCGGTGGCGGAAGCCGGATTTGTGATGGCTTTCTACAACCCCGTCAGCAAGGCGCGGCCGCACCAGCTCGGCACCGCTTTTGATCTTTTGCGCGCGCATCTGCCCGGCTCGGTGCCGGTGATCTTCGGTCGCGCCGCAGGCCGGGCAGACGAGCGCATTCGGGTCGTGCCCCTGTCGGAAGCATCAAGCGATATGGCTGACATGGCCACCTGCGTCATCGTCGGTTCGGTGGAAACCCGTCTGATCGAGCGTTCCGGCAAGGAGCCGATCGTTTATTCACCGCGGTTTTCAAAAAGGGAGAGCTGA